In one window of Mus pahari chromosome 3, PAHARI_EIJ_v1.1, whole genome shotgun sequence DNA:
- the LOC110319164 gene encoding olfactory receptor 5M10-like, which translates to MTFLNHTATMDFILVGLTDSPVLGRILFVVFLVIFVITLAGNLFMIVLIRTNSHLQTPMYFFLGHLSFVDICYSSNVTPNMLHGFISDQKTISYAGCFTQCLLFIALVITEFYLLASMALDRYVAICSPLHYSTRMSKNVCVSLVAFPYAFGFLNGLSQTLLTFHLSFCGSHEINHFYCADPPLIMLACSDTHVKKMAMFVVAGFTLSSSLAIILLSYLLIFIAILRIRSAKGRQKAFSTCGSHMTTVTIFYGTLFCMYLRPPSKKSVEESKVIAVFYTFLSPMLNPLIYSLRNKDVINAMKQVIKVKLLH; encoded by the coding sequence ATGACTTTCTTAAACCATACTGCAACGATGGACTTCATTCTTGTGGGACTCACAGACAGCCCAGTGCTGGGAAGAATCCTCTTTGTGGTGTTTCTGGTCATTTTTGTCATCACACTGGCGGGAAACTTGTTCATGATTGTGCTGATCAGAACCAATTCCCACCTGCAAACACCTATGTACTTCTTCCTTGGACACCTCTCCTTTGTAGACATTTGCTACTCTTCCAATGTTACTCCAAACATGCTGCATGGTTTCATCTCAGACCAGAAGACCATTTCCTATGCTGGATGCTTCACACAGTGTCTCCTCTTCATTGCTCTGGTGATCACTGAGTTTTATCTCCTTGCTTCAATGGCCCTCGACCGCTATGTGGCTATTTGCAGCCCTTTGCATTACAGTACCAGGATGTCCAAGAATGTTTGTGTCTCTCTAGTCGCATTCCCATATGCATTTGGTTTCCTGAATGGGCTGTCTCAGACTCTGCTCACTTTCCACCTGTCTTTCTGTGGCTCCCATGAAATCAATCACTTTTACTGTGCAGATCCTCCTCTAATCATGCTGGCCTGCTCTGACACTCATGTCAAAAAGATGGCCATGTTTGTGGTAGCCGGCTTTACTCTCTCAAGTTCCCTTGCTATCATTCTTCTAtcttaccttttaatttttatagctATATTGAGGATCCGTTCAGCTAAGGGAAGGCAAAAGGCCTTTTCTACATGTGGTTCCCACATGACAACAGTCACCATATTTTATGGAACACTTTTCTGCATGTACTTAAGACCTCCATCAAAGAAGTCTGTAGAAGAGTCAAAAGTAATTGCAGTTTTTTACACTTTTTTGAGTCCAATGTTGAACCCCTTGATCTATAGCTTAAGGAACAAAGATGTTATCAATGCCATGAAACAGGTCATTAAAGTAAAGCTACTTCACTAA
- the LOC110319148 gene encoding LOW QUALITY PROTEIN: olfactory receptor 5M11-like (The sequence of the model RefSeq protein was modified relative to this genomic sequence to represent the inferred CDS: deleted 1 base in 1 codon) — translation MKAYSEAKRNGTEATEFILLGLSTRPELQPILFLVFLTIYIDCKHTLTGNFGMILLIRVTPQLQTPMYFFLTHLACVDIFYSTNVSPQMLVNFLSEKKTISYIGCLTQCFVFVTLLLTEYYMLGAMAYDRYMAICKPLHYSTKMSRPVCICLVTFPYFWGSMVGTMQVILTSRLSFCGPNTINHFYCADPPLLMLTCSDTYIKQTALFVSAGINLTGSLLIILISYIFIFVTILRIRSSEGQRKAFSTCGSHLTAVTMFYGSLFCMYLRPANERSVEQGKIIAVFCIFVSPMVNPFIYSLRNKDVKQALRRVFIRNLCKVEKSSGPILSH, via the exons ATGAAGGCATACTCAGAGGCTAAGCGCAATGGCACTGAGGCAACTGAGTTCATTCTTCTGGGACTAAGCACCCGACCAGAACTGCAGCCAATTCTTTTCTTGGTATTCCTCACGATTTACATTGACTGTAAA CACACATTGACTGGGAACTTTGGTATGATCTTATTAATCAGGGTCACTCCTCAGCTGCAAACCCCCATGTATTTTTTCCTGACACACTTGGCATGTGTGGATATTTTTTACTCAACAAATGTCTCTCCTCAGATGCTTGTCAATTTTCTATCTGAGAAGAAGACTATTTCTTACATTGGGTGTCTGACTCAGTGCTTTGTTTTTGTCACTCTGCTCTTGACTGAATACTACATGCTGGGTGCCATGGCCTATGACAGGTACATGGCAATATGCAAACCCCTACATTACAGCACAAAAATGTCCCGGCCAGTTTGCATTTGCCTGGTTACGTTCCCTTACTTCTGGGGTAGTATGGTAGGCACAATGCAGGTGATATTGACTTCACGTCTGTCCTTTTGTGGACCCAACACCATCAACCACTTCTACTGTGCTGACCCTCCCCTCTTGATGTTAACCTGTTCTGACACTTATATCAAGCAAACTGCCCTTTTTGTATCAGCTGGGATTAATCTTACAGGTTCCCTTCTCATTATCCTCATCTCCTACATTTTTATCTTCGTCACCATCTTGAGGATCCGTTCCAGTGAAGGGCAACGAAAAGCTTTCTCTACCTGTGGCTCACACCTGACAGCTGTTACTATGTTCTATGGGTCCCTCTTCTGCATGTACCTGAGACCAGCAAATGAGAGGTCTGTTGAGCAAGGCAAAATTATagctgtattttgtatttttgtgagtCCCATGGTGAATCCATTTATCTACAGCCTGAGAAATAAGGATGTGAAGCAGGCTCTGAGAAGAGTGTTCATAAGAAATCTCTGCAAAGTGGAGAAAAGCTCAGGACCTATACTGTCCCACTAA